The following are from one region of the Phycisphaerae bacterium genome:
- a CDS encoding HlyC/CorC family transporter, translating into MVINWSPWVGLISLGALMLFTALNLALRSPARARLGEQFEKRGRETAFEVFALRRSQYILATAILRAATVIALFVAILDYVGVFDAEAQLWQTLAASGAAWLLVLIVGVAIPSAWAKYAGDQLIIATLPLLEAARLGCYPLIIVLELFDPFVRRLAGVPVRDAAYFAQEFEQEILNAVSEGERHGAVDEEEAEMIESVIELGDRTVEEIMTPRTDIVALPRDADLATVLDTIRQKGHSRVPVFDETIDHVLGVLYAKDLLRRDESRPFQLTTVMREALFIPESKPVRELLREFQQKRVHIAVVLDEYGGTAGLVTIEDILEELVGDITDEYDTSKPAELVQVDEHTAEVDARMRVDELNDELDIELPDEEDFETIGGFVFSKLGRIPSVGEKVEHDNVTVRVIAADARRILRVRLEISPAEQANQVAG; encoded by the coding sequence ATGGTGATTAACTGGTCACCGTGGGTGGGGCTGATTTCACTGGGGGCGCTGATGTTGTTCACGGCCCTGAATCTTGCCCTGCGCAGTCCCGCGCGAGCGCGACTTGGCGAGCAATTCGAGAAACGCGGGCGGGAAACGGCGTTCGAGGTTTTTGCCTTACGACGATCGCAGTACATCCTGGCCACGGCCATCCTTCGGGCGGCGACGGTCATCGCCCTGTTCGTGGCGATCCTGGATTACGTAGGCGTGTTCGATGCCGAGGCGCAGTTATGGCAGACGCTGGCGGCCAGCGGTGCCGCCTGGCTTCTCGTGCTGATCGTGGGCGTCGCGATTCCGTCGGCATGGGCCAAGTACGCGGGTGACCAGTTGATCATCGCCACGCTGCCTCTTCTGGAGGCGGCCCGTCTGGGGTGCTACCCGCTGATCATCGTGCTGGAGCTTTTCGATCCGTTCGTACGGCGTCTGGCGGGCGTGCCGGTGCGCGACGCGGCCTACTTTGCACAGGAATTCGAGCAGGAAATCCTCAACGCCGTGAGCGAAGGCGAGCGGCACGGCGCGGTCGACGAGGAAGAGGCGGAGATGATCGAGTCGGTCATCGAGCTGGGCGATCGCACGGTCGAGGAGATCATGACGCCGCGCACGGACATTGTCGCCCTTCCCAGGGATGCCGACCTTGCGACGGTATTGGACACGATCCGCCAGAAGGGTCATTCACGCGTTCCCGTGTTCGACGAAACGATCGATCACGTGCTGGGGGTCCTGTATGCGAAGGACCTGCTGCGGCGCGATGAATCGCGCCCATTCCAGTTGACCACCGTGATGCGCGAGGCACTGTTTATTCCGGAATCCAAACCGGTCCGGGAGCTGCTCCGCGAATTCCAACAGAAGCGGGTGCATATTGCGGTCGTGCTGGACGAATACGGCGGCACGGCCGGGCTCGTAACGATCGAGGATATCCTGGAAGAACTCGTCGGGGACATCACGGACGAGTACGATACGAGTAAGCCGGCGGAACTGGTCCAAGTGGACGAACACACGGCCGAGGTGGACGCGCGGATGCGCGTGGACGAGCTCAACGACGAGTTGGATATCGAACTTCCGGACGAGGAGGATTTCGAGACGATCGGCGGATTTGTATTTTCCAAGTTGGGTCGAATCCCGTCAGTTGGGGAGAAGGTCGAGCACGACAACGTGACCGTGCGGGTCATCGCGGCGGACGCGCGGCGGATCCTCCGGGTTCGCCTGGAGATTTCACCGGCGGAACAGGCCAACCAGGTCGCCGGATAG
- the tal gene encoding transaldolase produces MGNTIQRIHELGQSVWIDNLSRGMITTGELLELIERGVVGVTSNPTIFKKSITSGHDYDVLFDQVSTTLREPLALYEAMVFPDIAGAADILRPVFDRTHGVDGFVSLEVNPRLAYDTEATIGEARRLFRTLNRPNVMIKVPATQEGIPAVETLIGEGINVNVTLIFGLGVYERVMDAYLAGLEGFDAAGGDLASVASVASFFVSRVDTAVDKLLQGRSVEGADVSHLLGRAAVANAKLAYARFREVFDNGKRFGRLRAKGARVQRPLWASTSTKNPNYRDTLYVDDLIAPRSVNTMPPQTIEAVLDHGVTEVSIDRGLDEAKALFPALARMGIDVDTVTEQLRREGVELFAQSFDELLAALKDKLPAT; encoded by the coding sequence GTGGGAAACACGATTCAGCGCATCCACGAACTGGGCCAGTCGGTCTGGATCGACAACCTTTCGCGGGGCATGATCACCACGGGAGAGCTTCTCGAGCTCATCGAACGCGGGGTCGTCGGGGTCACCTCCAACCCCACGATCTTCAAGAAGTCCATCACGTCCGGACACGACTATGATGTGCTGTTCGATCAGGTGTCGACAACGCTTCGCGAGCCATTGGCCCTTTATGAGGCGATGGTCTTTCCGGACATTGCCGGCGCCGCCGACATCCTTCGGCCGGTGTTCGATCGGACCCACGGCGTGGACGGATTCGTAAGCCTGGAAGTCAATCCCCGCCTGGCTTACGACACCGAGGCTACGATCGGCGAGGCGAGGCGGCTGTTTCGGACCCTGAATCGCCCCAACGTCATGATCAAAGTGCCCGCAACGCAAGAAGGGATCCCGGCCGTCGAGACGTTGATCGGCGAGGGCATCAACGTGAATGTCACGCTCATCTTCGGATTGGGTGTTTATGAGCGCGTGATGGACGCCTACCTTGCCGGGCTGGAAGGGTTTGACGCCGCGGGCGGTGACCTTGCGAGCGTCGCTTCGGTCGCCTCCTTCTTCGTCAGCCGGGTGGATACTGCGGTGGACAAGCTGCTGCAGGGCAGGAGCGTTGAAGGGGCGGACGTCAGCCATCTCCTCGGTCGTGCGGCCGTGGCCAACGCCAAACTGGCCTACGCACGATTCCGCGAAGTCTTCGACAACGGCAAGCGATTTGGACGGCTCCGAGCGAAGGGCGCCCGCGTACAGCGGCCCCTGTGGGCCAGCACGAGCACGAAGAACCCGAACTATCGCGACACGTTGTACGTCGATGACCTGATCGCCCCTCGATCCGTCAACACGATGCCTCCGCAGACGATCGAGGCCGTTCTGGATCATGGTGTGACAGAAGTCTCGATTGATCGCGGCCTGGACGAAGCGAAAGCGCTGTTTCCCGCGCTGGCGCGGATGGGCATCGATGTCGACACCGTAACGGAGCAGCTCCGCCGCGAAGGCGTGGAGCTGTTCGCGCAATCGTTCGACGAGTTGCTCGCCGCCCTGAAGGACAAGCTCCCCGCGACCTGA
- a CDS encoding RDD family protein, which translates to MPARAADPPKIGLAASDQLIWVYHRQSDSEGKLLLHFASRRVAPPAEDRFLPLFRTGLQGAVMQSAAMGDSLYVFYRDGTHRRYSRPVPTWDATSTKVQHVEINLPRSTVPTALAADVPASTLYALITTRVARDLSQTRWLVDPALDTGTPAAENANANANDASPGSDVPASESGAPLPGTDYVVVRYTGQWWVYDRPAPDDLTVSAEVASMLARDAKLYLVYRRDREKRDFVARRSASPDEPWSPPQALPLADVPADWGGGWVDGQPVLVDAQREQDHLVISSLHLQEGQWKVGPKLADEHGSPSTFHSPVAITVFDGRAFVATESGEDGADVVIGQWSLDTGKLETGPQPVLALDTSPAAVSPQTRMLVEYAVIGALVASLFLWRRSRVFMPLPLPKEVQLAPLSTRLAAAVLDMLLLSPLWSLVFFALWSRAGYTVADLASRSAAATAQQSGAMELLLPLCGAIYAVYGTVFELAMSATPGKRVWGLKVLRADGTPRTFSAVLVRNLTRIVEFEMVLLFVLIGLTPNRQRLGDVLAGTVVVAPAPIDISERRPGSSESDDKS; encoded by the coding sequence ATGCCCGCCAGGGCGGCCGATCCACCCAAAATCGGGCTCGCCGCATCCGATCAGCTCATCTGGGTTTACCACCGCCAATCGGACTCCGAGGGCAAGCTGCTTCTCCATTTCGCCAGCCGGCGCGTCGCGCCCCCTGCGGAAGACCGATTCCTCCCGCTGTTTCGGACCGGATTGCAGGGCGCCGTGATGCAGTCGGCGGCGATGGGCGACAGTCTTTATGTGTTCTATCGCGACGGCACCCACCGCCGGTACTCGCGGCCCGTACCCACGTGGGATGCGACCTCGACGAAGGTGCAGCATGTCGAAATCAACCTGCCCCGGTCGACCGTTCCCACGGCGCTCGCCGCCGACGTGCCCGCGTCGACACTTTATGCCCTGATCACGACTCGCGTCGCGCGCGACCTTTCGCAGACCCGCTGGCTGGTTGACCCTGCCCTGGACACCGGTACGCCAGCGGCCGAAAACGCGAATGCCAATGCGAACGACGCCTCGCCCGGGAGCGATGTGCCGGCGTCCGAGTCCGGCGCGCCTCTTCCCGGCACGGATTACGTCGTGGTTCGCTATACGGGGCAATGGTGGGTGTATGATCGTCCGGCGCCGGATGATCTGACCGTCTCCGCGGAAGTGGCTTCAATGCTTGCACGCGACGCCAAGCTGTATCTTGTGTATCGCCGGGATCGTGAGAAACGGGATTTTGTCGCGAGGCGCAGCGCCAGCCCCGATGAGCCCTGGTCGCCTCCGCAGGCACTTCCGCTTGCCGATGTACCCGCCGATTGGGGGGGCGGATGGGTGGACGGTCAGCCGGTACTCGTGGACGCCCAGCGAGAACAGGATCACCTCGTCATTTCGTCCTTGCACTTGCAGGAGGGGCAGTGGAAGGTCGGTCCCAAACTCGCTGATGAGCACGGCTCGCCAAGCACATTCCACTCACCCGTAGCGATCACGGTTTTCGACGGCAGGGCATTCGTTGCCACGGAAAGCGGGGAGGACGGCGCAGATGTTGTCATCGGGCAGTGGTCCCTGGATACCGGCAAGCTTGAGACGGGGCCCCAGCCGGTGCTGGCGCTTGATACGAGTCCGGCCGCCGTCAGCCCGCAGACGCGCATGCTCGTAGAGTACGCCGTGATCGGGGCGCTGGTTGCATCGCTTTTTCTGTGGCGTCGAAGTCGCGTTTTCATGCCTCTCCCCTTGCCCAAGGAAGTCCAGCTTGCGCCACTCTCCACCCGCCTGGCGGCCGCCGTACTGGACATGCTGCTGCTTTCACCCCTCTGGAGCCTTGTCTTTTTCGCACTTTGGAGCCGCGCCGGATATACCGTGGCCGATCTGGCGTCGCGCAGCGCGGCTGCAACCGCCCAGCAGTCCGGAGCGATGGAGCTCCTTCTGCCCCTGTGCGGTGCGATCTACGCTGTTTACGGTACGGTGTTCGAATTGGCCATGTCAGCGACGCCGGGCAAGCGTGTCTGGGGGCTGAAGGTGTTGAGGGCCGACGGCACGCCCCGCACGTTCTCCGCCGTGCTCGTTCGCAACCTCACGCGAATCGTCGAGTTTGAAATGGTTCTGCTGTTTGTACTTATCGGACTGACGCCGAATCGGCAGCGTCTGGGCGACGTGCTGGCCGGCACCGTTGTCGTGGCGCCTGCCCCTATAGATATAAGCGAACGTCGACCCGGTTCCTCCGAATCCGACGACAAGTCCTGA